A genomic segment from Glycine soja cultivar W05 chromosome 20, ASM419377v2, whole genome shotgun sequence encodes:
- the LOC114402773 gene encoding spermidine hydroxycinnamoyl transferase-like isoform X1 has translation MSTITASYNVTPNEPTPNVSLWLSESDQVARWSHTSTIYIYKENQTQNALERMRDSLSKILVHYHPLAGRLTWLEGGKVELNCNGKGVTLIEAESQKTMDDYGDFAPSEKLKNELIPPVDYSQPIEELPLLLVQLTRFKKGSSNNNNNNQLGLAIGVAFCHVLCDGLAAIRFINAWAKLTRGEVLDSIEMFPFLDRTIMNSTYPPRAPRFDHPELKPLPLKLGTTDTIEEQKKEKTAVILRLTSQQVEKLKKKTNDERPQKEGITKTLRPYSRYEVIASHIWRCASKARELEDLQPTVVRVSADIRNRLNPPLPRNYFGNALAVALTPKCHTKELITNPLSHGAQKIREAIELLNDEYIRSQLDFIRCHEQLDRIRASYLDQGEPKNAPFYGNPNLTIVSWMSMPVYEADFGWGKPGYFGPGAVYPDGKAYIIRSSDEDGSLVVSAHLQTAHKELFKKFFYEDI, from the exons ATGTCCACCATCACGGCTTCTTACAATGTGACTCCGAATGAGCCAACTCCAAACGTTTCTTTGTGGCTTTCCGAGAGTGACCAAGTTGCACGTTGGAGTCACACCTCCACCATCTACATTTACAAAGAAAACCAAACCCAAAACGCCCTTGAGAGAATGAGGGATTCTCTAAGCAAAATTCTTGTGCACTACCACCCTTTGGCCGGTCGATTGACTTGGTTAGAGGGTGGTAAAGTAGAACTGAATTGCAATGGAAAGGGAGTGACATTGATTGAAGCCGAATCACAAAAAACAATGGATGATTATGGCGATTTTGCGCCGAGCGAAAAGCTGAAGAATGAACTCATTCCTCCGGTTGATTACTCTCAACCCATTGAGGAGCTTCCCTTGTTGCTTGTTCAATTAACAAGGTTCAAAAAAGGAAGcagcaacaataataataataaccaatTAGGCCTTGCAATTGGAGTGGCTTTTTGCCATGTTTTGTGTGATGGGTTAGCAGCCATAAGGTTCATTAATGCATGGGCAAAGCTTACTAGAGGGGAAGTGTTGGACTCAATTGAAATGTTTCCGTTTCTTGATAGAACAATCATGAATTCCACATACCCACCAAGGGCTCCACGTTTTGATCACCCTGAGTTGAAGCCTCTGCCTCTCAAACTAGGCACCACTGACACCATAGAAGAACAGAAAAAGGAGAAAACTGCTGTGATTTTGAGACTCACTTCACAGCAAGTGGagaaattgaagaagaaaaccaaTGATGAACGACCTCAAAAAGAAGGTATTACAA AAACGTTACGACCATATAGTAGATACGAAGTTATTGCATCACACATATGGAGATGTGCATCAAAGGCACGTGAGCTAGAAGATCTTCAACCAACCGTGGTAAGGGTAAGTGCGGACATTCGCAATAGGCTAAACCCTCCCCTCCCAAGAAACTACTTTGGCAACGCATTGGCCGTGGCATTGACACCAAAATGTCACACTAAGGAACTCATAACAAACCCATTAAGCCACGGTGCCCAAAAGATTAGGGAAGCAATTGAGTTGCTAAATGATGAGTACATAAGGTCACAATTGGACTTCATTAGGTGCCATGAGCAATTGGATAGGATAAGGGCCTCGTATTTGGACCAAGGGGAGCCAAAAAATGCACCCTTTTATGGAAACCCTAATCTCACTATTGTGAGTTGGATGAGCATGCCCGTTTATGAGGCTGATTTTGGGTGGGGGAAGCCGGGGTATTTTGGTCCTGGTGCTGTGTACCCTGATGGAAAGGCTTACATTATTCGAAGCTCGGATGAGGATGGCTCACTCGTTGTGTCGGCTCACTTGCAAACAGCACACAAGGAGCTTTTCAAAAAGTTCTTCTATGAGGACATATGA
- the LOC114402773 gene encoding spermidine hydroxycinnamoyl transferase-like isoform X2, protein MSTITASYNVTPNEPTPNVSLWLSESDQVARWSHTSTIYIYKENQTQNALERMRDSLSKILVHYHPLAGRLTWLEGGKVELNCNGKGVTLIEAESQKTMDDYGDFAPSEKLKNELIPPVDYSQPIEELPLLLVQLTRFKKGSSNNNNNNQLGLAIGVAFCHVLCDGLAAIRFINAWAKLTRGEVLDSIEMFPFLDRTIMNSTYPPRAPRFDHPELKPLPLKLGTTDTIEEQKKEKTAVILRLTSQQVEKLKKKTNDERPQKEETLRPYSRYEVIASHIWRCASKARELEDLQPTVVRVSADIRNRLNPPLPRNYFGNALAVALTPKCHTKELITNPLSHGAQKIREAIELLNDEYIRSQLDFIRCHEQLDRIRASYLDQGEPKNAPFYGNPNLTIVSWMSMPVYEADFGWGKPGYFGPGAVYPDGKAYIIRSSDEDGSLVVSAHLQTAHKELFKKFFYEDI, encoded by the exons ATGTCCACCATCACGGCTTCTTACAATGTGACTCCGAATGAGCCAACTCCAAACGTTTCTTTGTGGCTTTCCGAGAGTGACCAAGTTGCACGTTGGAGTCACACCTCCACCATCTACATTTACAAAGAAAACCAAACCCAAAACGCCCTTGAGAGAATGAGGGATTCTCTAAGCAAAATTCTTGTGCACTACCACCCTTTGGCCGGTCGATTGACTTGGTTAGAGGGTGGTAAAGTAGAACTGAATTGCAATGGAAAGGGAGTGACATTGATTGAAGCCGAATCACAAAAAACAATGGATGATTATGGCGATTTTGCGCCGAGCGAAAAGCTGAAGAATGAACTCATTCCTCCGGTTGATTACTCTCAACCCATTGAGGAGCTTCCCTTGTTGCTTGTTCAATTAACAAGGTTCAAAAAAGGAAGcagcaacaataataataataaccaatTAGGCCTTGCAATTGGAGTGGCTTTTTGCCATGTTTTGTGTGATGGGTTAGCAGCCATAAGGTTCATTAATGCATGGGCAAAGCTTACTAGAGGGGAAGTGTTGGACTCAATTGAAATGTTTCCGTTTCTTGATAGAACAATCATGAATTCCACATACCCACCAAGGGCTCCACGTTTTGATCACCCTGAGTTGAAGCCTCTGCCTCTCAAACTAGGCACCACTGACACCATAGAAGAACAGAAAAAGGAGAAAACTGCTGTGATTTTGAGACTCACTTCACAGCAAGTGGagaaattgaagaagaaaaccaaTGATGAACGACCTCAAAAAGAAG AAACGTTACGACCATATAGTAGATACGAAGTTATTGCATCACACATATGGAGATGTGCATCAAAGGCACGTGAGCTAGAAGATCTTCAACCAACCGTGGTAAGGGTAAGTGCGGACATTCGCAATAGGCTAAACCCTCCCCTCCCAAGAAACTACTTTGGCAACGCATTGGCCGTGGCATTGACACCAAAATGTCACACTAAGGAACTCATAACAAACCCATTAAGCCACGGTGCCCAAAAGATTAGGGAAGCAATTGAGTTGCTAAATGATGAGTACATAAGGTCACAATTGGACTTCATTAGGTGCCATGAGCAATTGGATAGGATAAGGGCCTCGTATTTGGACCAAGGGGAGCCAAAAAATGCACCCTTTTATGGAAACCCTAATCTCACTATTGTGAGTTGGATGAGCATGCCCGTTTATGAGGCTGATTTTGGGTGGGGGAAGCCGGGGTATTTTGGTCCTGGTGCTGTGTACCCTGATGGAAAGGCTTACATTATTCGAAGCTCGGATGAGGATGGCTCACTCGTTGTGTCGGCTCACTTGCAAACAGCACACAAGGAGCTTTTCAAAAAGTTCTTCTATGAGGACATATGA
- the LOC114401844 gene encoding uncharacterized protein LOC114401844, whose protein sequence is MGITSSAACLDDHLHHLELTFQVLSDNQFVLKITKYFFAQNQVEYLGHLVLHRGVEPLASKVEAIQQWPTSRTVRTVRSFLGMVGFYQCFIRGYGSIVAPLVHVTTLAEFNWSPQSQAAFDQLKQALSQALVLALPDFDLPFTIEMDASRVGMGVVLSQRNHPIAFFSKPFPPKLLCASAHIVSYS, encoded by the exons ATGGGCATTACAAGTTCCGC CGCGTGCCTTGATGATCACCTGCATCACCTTGAATTGACCTTCCAGGTATTATCTGATAATCAATTCGTTTTGAAAATAACCAAGTACTTCTTTGCCCAAAACCAGGTTGAGTATCTGGGTCACTTGGTCTTGCACAGAGGGGTGGAACCACTAGCCTCTAAGGTTGAAGCCATTCAACAATGGCCAACATCGAGGACGGTGAGGACTGTTCGCAGTTTCTTGGGGATGGTCGGATTCTATCAATGTTTTATTCGTGGATACGGTTCGATAGTAGCTCCCCTAGTCCATGTCACCACTTTGGCGGAATTCAATTGGTCACCACAGTCCCAGGCTGCCTTTGACCAACTCAAGCAAGCATTATCTCAGGCTCTTGTCCTTGCCCTGCCGGACTTTGACCTTCCCTTCACCATTGAAATGGACGCGTCGAGGGTTGGTATGGGTGTAGTCCTGTCCCAAAGGAACCACCCCATAGCCTTCTTCAGTAAGCCCTTTCCGCCAAAGTTGCTTTGTGCCTCGGCCCACATCGTGAGCTATTCGTGA
- the LOC114401589 gene encoding nucleoside diphosphate kinase 2, chloroplastic-like has product MKPEDIKVREEEVLVVNSILQLHCVVKESHGALNSVLQMIHGLGILVVLTRSFLSQPQTEMEVVCGSFWVTSSLPRSPKSTLPLFHSTHQHLIAFPSQFHLFLYRPPPYANAKTLCARTSSKPAIFLPHLIASLEQVDQTYIMVKPDGVQHGLVGEIISRFEKKGFKLTDLKLFKCSKELAEHYKDLKQKSFFPKLIDYITSGPVVCMAWEGVGVVASARKLIGATYPLQAEPDTIKGDLTVQTRRNVVHGSDNPENGKHEIGKASYAIQFNPNTCNKHRCEL; this is encoded by the exons ATGAAACCAGAGGACATAAAAGTGAGGGAAGAAGAGGTTCTTGTGGTGAATAGCATTCTGCAGCTGCATTGCGTGGTGAAGGAAAGTCATGGGGCTTTGAATTCGGTGCTGCAGATGATTCACGGGCTAGGAATTTTGGTTGTTCTTACCCGTAGTTTTCTTTCACAGCCGCAAACAGAGATGGAAGTTGTGTGTGGAAGTTTTTGGGTCACATCCTCTCTTCCACGCTCACCCAAGTCCACTCTCCCTCTATTCCACTCTACTCATCAACACCTAATAGCATTTCCTTCACAATTTCATCTTTTCTTATATCGCCCTCCTCCCTATGCCAATGCTAAAACCCTCTGTGCCAGAACCTCCTCCAAACCCGCCATTTTCCTTCCCCACTTAATTGCTTCTTTG GAACAAGTTGACCAGACTTACATAATGGTCAAGCCCGACGGCGTGCAACATGGCCTC GTGGGAGAAATTATTTCTAGGTTCGAGAAGAAGGGGTTTAAGTTAACCGACTTGAAGCTCTTCAAGTGCTCAAAGGAATTAGCTGAG CATTACAAGGACCTAAAACAAAAGTCATTCTTCCCCAAGCTGATTGACTATATTACTTCAGGTCCTGTTGTGTGTATG GCTTGGGAGGGTGTTGGGGTAGTCGCATCGGCCCGTAAACTTATAGGTGCTACATATCCTCTTCAAGCTGAACCAGACACAATAAAAGGAGACCTTACTGTTCAGACACGAAG GAATGTTGTTCATGGCAGTGACAATCCTGAGAATGGCAAGCATGAAATAGGTAAGGCCTCTTATGCTATCCAGTTTAACCCAAATACATGCAACAAACATAGATGTGAATTGTGA